A window from Entomoplasma freundtii encodes these proteins:
- the obgE gene encoding GTPase ObgE, whose product MKFIDVARFKVKAGKGGDGAVSFLHELFVANGGPNGGDGGDGGSVIFIGDSGKHSLLDLKLQKIYAAEDGEKGGIKNMHGANGNDRTIKVPLGTVLIDEKTNSVLADINHDKQMVILAKGGKGGKGNARFANSRNKAPTIFEAGEPGENYEVKAELKVLADVGFIGLPNAGKSTLLRAISNSKPEVADYAFTTLNPQLGTAKAQNGDTFVVADLPGLIEGASLGKGLGHQFLKHIERCRIICHVIDWSGNYGQEDIIKNYEMIRKELHNYNLNLDDRLEIIVANKMDLDEAQINDLEEVIKNYFSNKKVIYVSGLKKENTQQLLNEIAKELKTAPKALPIWELEKEKAANKEFKLYTFQDLEEDIEVINLGNGRWQVTGETVFKIYQKNPITTHDNLLLFNEKLKKIGVYNELRKRGAKKGDLVKVFDYELEWMG is encoded by the coding sequence ATGAAATTTATTGATGTTGCAAGATTTAAAGTAAAAGCAGGAAAAGGTGGCGATGGGGCTGTCAGTTTTCTGCATGAATTGTTTGTGGCCAACGGAGGCCCAAATGGTGGCGATGGTGGCGATGGAGGAAGTGTCATTTTTATTGGTGACTCAGGGAAACATTCCTTATTAGATTTGAAACTCCAAAAAATTTATGCCGCTGAAGATGGTGAAAAGGGCGGCATCAAAAATATGCATGGGGCGAACGGGAATGATCGAACTATCAAGGTACCCTTAGGAACTGTTTTAATTGATGAAAAAACTAATAGCGTCTTAGCGGATATTAACCATGATAAACAAATGGTAATTTTAGCTAAAGGAGGTAAGGGAGGTAAAGGAAATGCTCGATTTGCGAACTCTCGCAATAAAGCACCAACCATTTTTGAAGCGGGTGAACCTGGAGAAAACTATGAAGTAAAAGCCGAATTAAAAGTGCTTGCTGATGTTGGTTTTATTGGTCTACCCAACGCTGGAAAGTCGACACTTCTAAGAGCAATATCAAATTCTAAACCTGAAGTAGCAGATTACGCTTTTACAACACTTAATCCTCAATTAGGAACCGCAAAAGCCCAAAACGGAGATACATTTGTGGTGGCTGATTTGCCTGGCTTAATCGAAGGAGCAAGTCTTGGAAAGGGACTTGGCCATCAGTTCTTAAAACATATTGAACGTTGCCGAATTATTTGTCATGTTATTGATTGGTCAGGAAATTATGGCCAAGAAGATATTATTAAAAATTATGAAATGATTCGTAAGGAATTACATAATTACAATTTAAACCTTGATGATCGTTTAGAAATAATCGTGGCCAACAAAATGGATCTTGATGAGGCCCAAATTAATGATCTTGAAGAAGTAATTAAAAACTATTTTAGTAATAAAAAAGTAATTTATGTTTCTGGTTTAAAAAAAGAAAATACCCAACAACTTTTAAACGAAATTGCTAAGGAATTAAAAACAGCTCCGAAAGCTTTACCAATTTGAGAATTGGAAAAGGAAAAGGCAGCCAATAAAGAATTCAAATTATATACCTTCCAAGATCTTGAAGAAGATATCGAAGTTATCAACCTTGGAAATGGCCGCTGACAAGTCACTGGGGAAACAGTTTTCAAGATTTACCAAAAAAACCCCATTACAACTCATGATAACCTTTTATTATTTAATGAAAAATTGAAAAAAATTGGCGTTTATAATGAACTTCGCAAACGTGGAGCTAAAAAGGGTGATTTAGTAAAAGTGTTTGACTATGAATTAGAATGGATGGGTTAA
- the nadE gene encoding NAD(+) synthase, which yields MAVIDKKKTTPALVEYLDYLVKFIQKSVANAHADGVIVGVSGGVDSAVVALLAKKAFPNNYQTVWMPLNSSPLDYQCVAELVEQHDLKVLNVDLAPTFKILTKTWTEAGASLSTLALANSKARLRMTTLYGLGQSQNYLVLGTDNADEWYLGYFTKYGDGGVDVVPLVHLLKGEVFEAARLLGVPASIINRAPTASLWDDQTDEKELGFSYDQLDDYLRGENKNKALKERVEKLHTQSEHKRQLAIHPKPFLRLTNK from the coding sequence ATGGCAGTCATAGATAAAAAGAAAACAACTCCAGCGCTTGTAGAGTATTTAGATTATTTGGTCAAGTTTATTCAAAAATCGGTTGCCAATGCCCATGCCGATGGTGTGATTGTTGGTGTTAGTGGTGGTGTTGATTCAGCTGTCGTTGCTTTATTAGCCAAAAAAGCTTTTCCCAATAACTACCAAACTGTTTGAATGCCCTTAAACTCTAGTCCTTTAGATTATCAATGTGTTGCGGAACTAGTTGAACAACACGACTTAAAAGTTTTAAATGTCGATTTAGCACCAACATTTAAAATTTTGACAAAAACTTGAACCGAGGCTGGGGCTTCATTGTCAACTCTTGCTTTAGCGAACTCAAAGGCTCGTTTGCGCATGACAACTTTATATGGCTTAGGCCAAAGTCAAAATTATTTAGTTTTAGGAACGGATAATGCTGACGAGTGATACTTAGGATACTTTACAAAATATGGTGACGGTGGTGTTGATGTAGTTCCATTAGTTCACCTTTTAAAAGGTGAAGTTTTTGAAGCAGCAAGGTTACTAGGAGTTCCAGCAAGTATTATTAATCGGGCTCCTACTGCTAGTTTATGAGACGATCAAACTGATGAAAAAGAGCTTGGTTTTTCTTATGACCAACTTGATGATTATTTGCGTGGCGAAAATAAAAACAAAGCTTTAAAGGAACGTGTCGAAAAACTTCATACCCAAAGTGAACATAAACGCCAATTAGCTATACACCCAAAACCTTTTTTGCGTCTAACAAATAAATAA